In the genome of Yarrowia lipolytica chromosome 1B, complete sequence, the window AAgagcagtacatactgaatTTGAGGCCCGTTGAACTCCCTCCCTCAGTTGAgaactcacgtgattcaaATTTGAAATGGAACTACATCTCACCTGATGAATTCTCGCTCCTCTTATCATTCAGAACCGCTTCTTCTagcagctactgtactggaTACTGGAAATCGGAATCGATGAGGTACGTTGAACTTTATTTTCAATAAGCCTTATTGAAAAAACTCACAAAAGAACTCTAAATAGACAATCATTTACTTAGAATTTACTAGACAAAATTCGCTCTGACTCATACTATAGGTACAACAGATCCCACCAAAGATATCTCCGGGCTCTCAGCAAAAACGGGTTGTGgaaaggaaaaaaacaattaGCGGCACCTGGTTTCGATCCAGGGACATCAAGGTTATGAGCCCTGCGCGCTTCCGCTGCGCCATGCCGCTCGAAGATAGATAGAGTAGAGAGTGAGTTCTGGCTAGTAATGATGAAAAAAGTGATTTTCGAGTTTTTTGAAAACGGCCTGAAACCTGAAGATAACAAGTGAAACAAGAGACAACAGTATATACTCTTAATCCTGTGCTTTCAACTTACATCTCAAGAAAACATTTCTTTCATAATCCATTGCTAATCGAGACAGTGGTGTGCTCGTGCGATGCCCACAATGATTCCTTGACATGAAAGAGGTACCGTACACCGAATGGTTATTCAACCTTTGAGGGATAAGTGGCTGCAGTTTCCTCCCTAATCTTACTTCTCAAACGTGAGAAAAGTGACCCTACAACACTCAACGGCAGCATCCATATACACTACGCCCATCTACGTTAGGCGACAACTACATACTTACTAGTAGAAGACCTCAAAAGGAAACGATTGCGACTCTCTTACTCTTCAAACTacaatcttcttgtacaCACAGTGTTGATATGTTCATATATTCTTCCATTAGATCTATAACCATGTGCGACATCCCGTCGGCTTAACTGTAAATACCCTGAGTGTACAACTGGAAGTGGTCGTAGATTCTGGTGTAAATGTTGCCGACCGACTTTTGGATCAGGGACGTGTCCACGAAATGGTCCAAGTCCGAATCCGACAATTGTAGCTGGAATCGCTGTCGCAGGTACTGTGTGGTGGCCGGGCCCAGTTGGAAACAGGGCAGAGCAGAATCCTGTAACATCATGTCGACCAGCAAGATGATCGACTCGGCCTGCTTTCGCAGGTTCTTGAACGCGTCCTTCATCAGCTGTCGGTACAGCTCAAAATGGGGCGAGGTCATACCCCCCATGAGCTCCACGTACTCGTAGGTGAGCTTGAATGGGGCAGCTTCAAGAccgactcctccaggacTGTTGGACAACATGAATCCGAAATCGATATGCATAATATGACCGTCCGTATCAAGCAAAATGTTACCATTGTGTCTGTCCTTGATCTGGAGAATGTAACAGATGATGGAGTAAGCGGCAAGCGAACGAACAAAGGCGTTCAAAGAGTTCTGGTACCGGTCGGAGTCCTCGTCGCCAAACGTCTGCTTCCAGTACTCAGTCAGAGTAGGCACGTACTTGGTTGTGGTCTGAGTGGCAGCTGTAGTCTGGACAACATTGCTTGTCTCGAGCGCCTTTTTGATAGAATGGATCGACAGACCATTGTTGATGGTCTCAATGAGTCCAGAGGTGTCAGACGTGATCAGAatcttcatctccttgaCCCACACGCCTGTCTCAGCGTCGTCCCAGATTCGTTTCATAGCTTGGATTAGCTGGCAGGCAAATGCCTCTTGCCGAAGATCGTTTCCGGTCTTGGCAATGACCGAAGCCAGCTGCCAGTTGGGCAAGTGCCCATACGGCGACTTTGACCTGATTCGTGCCTTTTTCGATTCCCAGTCTTCTCCGAGCTTGGCATGCGAGGGGTCCGACGACTTCATCATACCACCAGTTTTCAGATCGTTTTCCAACTTTCGCTCACCCGCAGCGCCCTTGGAGAGCGACAAGTCACGGTCGTCCAGAGTCGTCTCTTCCATAACCTGCATGTTATCGATGATTCGGGCCTTGATCGATGCGATTTCGTCCTTGGAAAGCTTAGATCctgtggaggagtccaGCTGTGTCAGCATGATGGCAGCTGTACGCATCTGGGTGGCCACAGACGCCACGTCGGGCAGCTCCAAGTGATTGACGGGGTCCTCAGGCGCCTTCTCGAACTTGTACGAAGACGCAAACGACAAATCTGATgttcgaggagaagattgatACGGACTGTTGGCCACATCATGCAGTTTGGGAGAGGGCATGCTCTCTTGGAGATGGGACAGGGTGTTGAGCACGGATTGTTTCACGCGCTCGGCCTgagtctcctcgtccatggAGATAACAGAAATGTCTCCAATGTCAGCATCTTCAGCTGGCAGCTCGTCGTCTTCAGCAATGCCAAGCTCCTCCAATTCAGCAATGGTTGAACCAACCAGAGAGTTGGCGATCGACGTGGCCGATCGGTTGCTCTTGATACTGGCAGCATCCTCGTCGTGGTATCGTCCAAGAGAAGGGGTTCGAGCATGAGACGATTTTTTGTGGTTCACAGTGAGATCGAAAAtgtacttcttcttgtctgcatgctccagaacctccttgttcttTGCACACTCGGGGTCGAACGTCATGTCGTCTTCCAGGTACTCAATCAGAATGAGGAAAGGCACTCGCTCAGCCGAATTCAGTACAGCTGACTCGGCGGGAGGCACTCGCACGATTCTGTGGTGTGTGGGGTTCTTTCTCATTGTGTCCGAGGGAACCAAAAGGGGAATGTCGACCTCAGCAGGAAGCTCCTGGTTCAGAAGAGTGAGCTCGGCCTTCAGAGCAGCATGACGGGCTTGCTTAGGCACCTGAAGAAGTCGAGCGGAGATTTGTTGCAGGGCTGACATGAACTGTGTCTCACATCGGAAGTAGTTTGATCGCAGAATCTTTCGTTGGTCGTCCTTGGCTCGCTCCTCGATGTCGTCCGGAGAGGTGTCACGTGGCTCCTCGGATTCGAAGCCGGGTGCATCGTCAAACTCCAGACTCACCGGCGTTCGAGTGCCGTCCCACTCGTTTGAAGGGCGTAGATCGGGGGCCGAATGGTATGCGTTTTGGAGATCGGGAGCCGAAAAGGACGAGTTTTTGTAGGGCGTTGCTTTGGGGGCGTCTCTGAAATGCTCATGCTGGTGCTTCTCCCGTTTGGACGGCAGTGCGACACCAGATTGGCTGATGGTCCGCCATTTTCGCTGTAGAAGGGCGTCTCTGTCAGCCTCCACGGTCGATCTAGAACGGGTCAGTTTGGGTGCAATCTGGAACACGTACGACCTCTGTTTTCGGCCCTGTGAAAGCGCAATGGGTCCCACAGCTGCGGCCATCTGCGGCATGCCAATGGCTCCCATGATTGCCGAGGCCAGAACCATGGCAGGCATGGGGTTCTCTCTGATTCGCGAGTTGGGCGGCTCGCCAATGTTGAACAGAATGTACTGCAGCTTGTTGTAGACTCGTCGCGACACCTGGAAGCCGAAAGATTCGGGATCATCTCCCAGATCGGTCAGATGTGCCTGCAGTTGCCAGAACGTCAGCAAGGCACAGTGCGCAGACACGTTGGAGAGATCCAGAATGATGTCTTCGAGGGCCATGGACTCGGTTTCCACCGTGATGAGAAGCTGGACCAGCTGGGGCAGGATGAACTCGATTTCGTCTCGCGGAAACGACAGCAGCTTCTGACACAGATAGAAGTGAATACCAATGTCGCCCGCGTATCGCTCGAGATAGGACAAGCACCGGAAGAGCGTGAACTGGTCGGACTCCACGAACCGCCTTAGCGACGAGTTTCGTTGGTATTGCATGATGATCTAACGTGTGTGCGTGTGTacgtgtgtgtgtgtgtgtggtgtgtgaTGAGCTGTCTGGCGTATGGCAGGTTGGTGTTGCGTGAAGAGGGTGGTGTGTTGTGTAGTCCTGATCACGACAGAGATGTAATGTCGCAGTTGTTTGTCGGTGGTCGCGTCGAACTCTCCTTGTCGTGGCAACTCAGGTCTACCGTCGCACCTCCAGTGTCGAACCTCGGATGTGTGCTGTGTGGTACCTTGTCGAGATAAACTCGGCCAAACCTTACACGGAGTGAATAAGGTGTAGACATGGCAACTTCTTGACGTGtacaagatggagaaggacaGAGACGAACGAACGAGGAATATAAAGAATATAAATATGGTGGGAAGCGCGGGGGGGTCAAAGTATTTATATTATTCGCccgtgtttgtgtttcaTTACACAAAACTAAATCAACGCGCCCAATTCCTCGGCCCATGGCAATGCCAAACATGTACTATGATACTGGGTACACTGCTCTCACATTATGCTACACCCCTACCTCCAACCTTTGGCCTCCACCTCCCAAATAATTACACTTGCAACTGTACCTGAGAATAGGTGTCGTGTGAGCTGGCCTCAAGAGGGTAACACTGACGAGCGTAAcgttggtcatgtgactttgGCGAGGCGTCGAGGAGGTTGGAATGCTGGTGttcatttttttcctaCTCCGTCTTTGTAATGACGAGATACACGCATATCATCATGTACCCATAAGTAGTGTGAAGACTGGGAATCTCTAAACAAGTGATGAGATGACGGGGGAAATGTATTAGTAACAGACCAATTGCGGGGATTCAATTGGTTTAGAGGTAGTTGAATATTAGTAAGCAAAACAGGGACTAATGAGTGTTATTACCTGCTGGCTAATTTTTCTGGTTGCACCTGTTTGTCCTGATTCGGAAACTCCACTGAACTTTTCAAGGCGTTTCAGATATCGGTCTGCCACTTTTGAGCTTTTTACACTTACTTAGCTTTTCGGTGCTAGGACGCGGGGATAGTGGTGCGGGGTGAGGAAAATTAGTCCCATGTGGCCAGAAGTTGGTCTGGGGGAATCAGATCCGTCTCTTGGTGTTCATTGTCGGGCCGAACAACACTAGCATTGCTGTGAGCGAGACTAGACGAATGTTTGGTTTCTCAACGATAGCCTGGATTAATCTTAACTAATTACTTTACATTTGGTATGATATCATTGAGCTTCTcatgtatatgcagaaaaaaaatctcaGCTATCAAAAGAAATTTAAATCCTTTCGTTTGTCTTTTTGAAAGTAGTTCCAGTTCATTTGACTTGAGGTGCCTATGTATGATATATTGAAGATAGTACCGTACATACTCTCATGCTGTTCTTACTCTCTCCCTCAATCTGCCATCGACTGAAGATCTTCTCTCAGCCACGCGACGGACAAGGTCACAAACCGACTTTTTCACATTGATTCATTACGAAATACCCACCTTTTTCAACTCCCCATGTCTATACATTCACCATATCTCTGTCCAATTGACATTTATTACTAAATTACTCTCATTGAATCTCAAAATGAACGTGACAAGCTCCTGCTTAAGGGAAACTGCCCTTAGGAGGACCAATAATTTGACCATCCGGAATTTCCAACAAAGGCGTCAGGTTTCCGTCTGCTCCTTCCCACGGAACATTGTTGCCCCACCAGTCAAGCGACACTCCTGAGTATTGGAGAGCAAAGAACACAATGATACCGGAAAGAGCAATTCCCACGTTAATTCCAGCAACCCCAACGTAGGTATACTTGGCCCACCATTCAGGGAACCGCTTCTTGATGTACAAAGTCCAAGCGGCTGCAAGGTAGACGCCTCCAATGGAATATGAGAGGTTTCCAGGAGCAAATCCAATGAGACCCATGTTGATGACCACGGGGTTGTACTTTCCAAGACGCTCTGAAAGTCGGATCATGGCTTGTTTTCGCTCTGGGAACCGTTTTCCAATGTAGTGAGGAATGGTGTACTGGACAACAAAGAAGACAAGACCCACAACAgctccaaggaggaaacACCACTTGAGGAAGGGGTATAGGCCCGTGTTTCCTCCAGTACCAAAGAAACGCTTGGTTCCAATGGCTCCAAAAAGCACGGAGGCGGCGTAGAAGGTGTTCTGACCAGGACAGGTGAACTTGGTGGTAGCTCTCTGGGCAGGAGTGCAAATATCCTGGAGAGTAAGCTGATACTGGAGAATACCGACGGTGACAAAGGCACTGATCAGAGTTGACAAGACCTGGGATCGAAAAATAGCTCGAGAGGGAACATAAGTATACATACCGGTCTTCCATACAGATACGAATCCCTGAGACGTAGAGTCAACGTTGACTCCGTAAGCCTTGAGAATGTTTAGGGCCGTGGGACGACCGTTGAGAGCGTATCCACAGATGATTTCGACCAGCACGTTGAGAGCAAATCCGTTCCCTGTGTATGCCTGCAGAAGACAGATGGGGATCAGGAAGACGAGGTTGATACCAAGGACAAAGAAAATACCCCAGACAGGAGTGGTGGTTTCCCATCCCTTGACTGTTCCGATACAGAATCcgatggagatgagcagAATGAGGAAGAACCACCAATCAGGCACATCGGCGTACTttttgagctgcttggcaaAAGGTGAGTCGACCTCAGTACGTTTAGTTCCATTCCAGAAGGCAATTCCGTTGTAGAAGTCGATAGACGCCTGTTTCATGTCTTGCCAGTAAGCCAACATTGTATAGACAAAGCCAAGGGTGTagacggagaagaaggctccGTAGGCCACGAGGTTTCCTGCACTCCACAGCGGAGGTCCGTATTCGTGGTACTTTTCCAAGTCAAAAACTCCGTTGGTAAGAATCTTTGTCACCTTGTAGCTGCCTCctttgttgttgtagatACCAGGCATGTTCATGGGCAGGTAGGCAGTCCATCGGACGTTGGAGTAGTAGACACCGATGACGGCAAAAGTACCGATAACAAGACCGATCAGACTGTTGACAATAGACCACCAGGGAGTCACGACACTGCCAACTCCGATCTGGTTGAGATCAAATGTAGGAATAGGATTGATGCCCATTCCAGATTGACCGGTGATGAGTGCCAGGTTGACGTTGTTGGGTGCAATCCAAGTCATCCAGTTGAAATTGGAGATCGCCTGGAAGAGGTAATCAGGGATCCAGTAGTAGATAAAGGAGACCACAAAAGTGGCAAGAAACCACCAATACTTGGAGATGGTCCATCCGTTGATCTTCTGCTTTCTTTCGGGATCTAGAAGTGCACGATTGAGGGCGATGGTGGGCATGTTCAGGGGCCACATGGCCTTGGTAGGGTAGATAGCGAACCGTCTGAGGATTCCTGCAAATCCAAATCCAATATACTGCGATGACAGAGTCAGCATGATTTGGTAGCCAAAGGTGGCCCACTTTTGGTTGTAGTACATGGGTAGCAACTGGGTGGGCAGGTTGTAGGCAGACACGTAGGtggctccatctcctcccgacaagaagaaggtggcGAACATTTGTTCCTTTCGGCTCCAAGGTCCAGGGTTCAGGGAGATTCGAGTACCTCTCCAGGTGAAGCCCCAGTCAGGAAGAATACGGGCAAGGAGCTCTCCACAGGGATAGgtgagcagctggagaacgTCAGAGCCGATGGAGATCGAAGGGTACCGGAAGATGAAGAACTGATTGACAAAGCAGCCGACCAGGAGCCATACCAGACCAATAGCATACGCTCTGATGGTCTCGCAGGGCTCATCCATGTCGTCGTAGCAATCAGTGACGGCTCTGACCTCAATGTAAGGAGACCAGTATTTGATGGCAGCAGCTTCGATTCGGAGGTCCAAAGAGTACGTATCTGGATTGGGAGCGTCTTTCTCTCCCGAAACAAGGGCTTTTAGGTACTCCTTGTATTCCAGACGAAGGTTGTAGTCATCCTCGTGAACGGGGATGAACTTGAGCAGGATCTCTTCAGCTTCGGAGTCTGACAGCTCTGCCACAAAGTTGGCCATCAGGCGGATGTTCTTGGTGTGGATGCCGTTTTCATCGGGCACGAAGTTGAGCTTTTCACCGACGTAGTCAATGAAAGAGCCGTCCGAGACTTCGGTCGCCTCGAACTCGATCTCGTggatctccttctccgagCGGAACTTGTCGTCCGACTTTTCGTGCTCCTGGATCGATTCTGAGCTCATGGCCAAAGTGGTTGTCTGGAAAACGACATTCCCCTACACCTAGTATAAGTACTCCATGATTTCACACGGCACCGCGCACGGCTCCGACGATATCTACCACAGTGGTGACACAAGAATCAAACAACCAAGCAACATGGTTCGTTTGTAGGGCTCAAGGTTTAGTGCGTCAACTGAGACACGCGTCAGTGGCTTATCTGGATGCCAAGACTGTCAGATCATGACGCCAAGATAGCTGCAATGAGATAATGCAAGCCAAGACATGGGAGAGCGGCGTGTACAGCAcatgttggagaaggagacatTGTTTTTTCGTGAATCCCAGTCAGTGTCTTGGGTACACTACCGTACCCATCGCTGCAGTAGGGTACAAAGTCAAGGTTCAACAGCATTGAGAAAAAAACCCTGTGTCTTGActtaaaaaaaaaaataaccTCCTTAATGTGGCTTATCTTTGGTTGTGAAAACATGATTGAGATTGAACAGTGTCTGTTGTGTATTATTCAGGGGTAGCTTGTATGGGTAATTCATTGTGTAATGTTTTGTCTGGAAAtacctgtacaagtgtTCTCTTAATGGATACTCATTTGGTCTTGTCTTTTCAGATATACAGCAAAGCATCAGTCGTCCAAAAGTCGACTTTATCGGAGTTGCCGTCTAAACAAAGACTCTATCATTGACGCAAATAATTATTCGGTTGTCTGGGATTGGATGTTACCAGAGTTTCGATTGGACACGGTACAGAATACCATACGGAGACGGTAATACGGTAAGACGATAAGACTACGAGCCCAGATGCTGTATGCACCTGCAACATCGCTCTTAAAAGGCACCCAATCTTCATTCTAAACTATGTGGGGTACTGCTTTGCGGTTTTTCTGTACGGTATGCTACACGAAGGGCTGAAGAGTAAAGATGAATCACGTCCATATCGTATTGGTTGTGCATGATGTCACAGAAAGGTGGTTCCACAATTACTCCCGAGTTAAGACTCTATCGCTTCCAGCCAGTCCGAACTAATGTGATAGTCGTATCTTGGCGTTGTAGAGTTTGCAATCAACTGGATGCTTTGGATGTAGTTTGAGACATTGGTCGACTTTACCAGTTGATGATATTGCCTTACCTACTATTGGTGAGCAAAACAATGATACAATTTACATCTTCTGATTCAGTTATTTCTTCCCATCAAGTCCCTGTATCTCTGGCTGCTCGGGTTCCGTTTTCGCGTGTTTGGTAACGTGGGCTCATTAGCTCAGCATTAGCTTCTCTCCACTTGACAAGCCACAGAGAAATACGAGCTGCTAGAGTGCAGCCCGCACAAAAAAGTAAGTGCAATGATATCTCATCTTTGAGTCATTGGACCGAGTCTTGCAGTGACATGAGTCATGGAGAGAGTGTAGGACTGCCCATCATACGCTCTGACGATTGACAGTATTGTGTTGATCGCTCCTCGACTTGTTCCCCGAGTCGAATCTGGTTGTGTCTTGTACCTATCTTCGACTGTGTGAATTGGCAGAGCTGATAGGGTGGAGCACAGGTGGAGAACTCAAATACGACCTAGCAGGGGTGGAGGGCACATCTGACACTTCTTATCGTGATGCTGCCACAGAAAGCAAAATGTGGATATGTGGATGTGTGGATGATGTACGGCTCTTGACGAGGGGTCGATGCAACGCACGTCTGCTGATCAAGTGTCACTCTATACAGCGATTGTTTTCACTTGCTCCATTGAGATTTCTTGATGTCATTCAGTCGTTCAGATGCTATAGGACGTCGAACGAAGAGACGTTCGGCGTTTAGAGAAGACTGCGACAGCCGAGAGCGACCCTAGAAGAGTCGGTTCTAACAATATCTACCAAGAAATTATATCTCGCAAGTCAAAACAGACGGATACCACCGGAAAATTGGAGTTTGGGGGTTCACATGAGACCTTCGAGCAGCCGTGGGGGTACCAAGATCCATGAATGGGGGATAAACACAAGGGGATGTATACGTGCAGCAATAACAGGTTTAAAACTGATCTCCAATCAACTTTCAAAGTTAGCAAAACGTGGTCGTGGCCCTTCTCGAGAGCATCGGTAGCCTGCCTGTCTATCAATGGAACTTGCCGTTCAGAGATCTGTCAAGACCTGTTACGAACGTATTTGTTCTTTTTCAAACTTTCCACAGGCATCAGCTTCATTAGTTGGTGTCTGTGAGGCAGCGTTGATGGTATAGTAGCTCGCGATGTTCACTGTACCGACTATCGTGGCTTAAGCGATCATGATTCTGCAAAGTACAAAACAGGTCGGTTTTGTGGAAGCAATAGGAAGGATCGCGTATAAACTGTGTAGACCTGACTCGCCATTGCGGATCTCCTCGAGTATTCACGTTCGAACACGTGCGTTCCTTTGGTcttgctggagctggagcttcAGTCATGTAAATCTCTGTGCTTCAGAAACGTGGCGAAGTGACCAATGCAAACACTTTGATACCATTCAAACACTTCTATACCATGCAATTACACCCAGAAAAGATATTGAGGAAACTCCAGTCTCTCGTCGAGCTCCACATTCAATTCATATTCCCAGACTCTAGGAAATCCAACTGGCCTCGGCACACAATGTCGTTGATATAAGGAGTCTTTTGTGATGAAAAATACCACTTGTAAAAAAACACTTCCCTGGGAAGTCTTCTGTCATTTACTCGTTATCTGCCTATCTTACACAACCGTCTCAATTGAGCATCATCTACTTCAACTAACTCTCACTAAATTACTTGGGcactgtactggtacttcCCATAACCTTATGCTCCCCAGATCTACATCTTCCAGAACAGTGGATCTATAGACATTTGTCTCAGAGGCTCCTTGGAAATGAATTCATGTACCCAGAGAGACCCTCGCTGCCAATattcaaaaaaaaaagctcAAAAAttaatataaataaataaatagaaACACGCATTACATGATGCCCCactacactacaagtagctgcAGATTACGCCCAATATACACTGCAGGGATGCATGTTGCTGTCATATCGTACGGGCGAATTGCCCACTTTGATGGATTATGTAAACCATAAGGAAAGGTTACGAGTGTATTACGTCATCCAGTAGAGTACCATGCTCAAATACTGCTTCGGAAACGCACTCTTCCATTGTTCTTCAACACACATGACCATTGTCGTAGAAGTAGCAACCATAACAGAGTTCCAACAAAGGCCATTCTCAGGAGTTTATTCCGAACCTTCAAGTCGGACGGCTGAATGAGTTTCTCAACACTGGTGTAAGAGGTAGGCGGAGGGAGGCATACAAGTGGTTTGGGGGGGGGTTAATCAAGTCGGAGTCCACgtatggtcacgtgatcatcTCAGGGCTCCAAACCCCAATTAAAAATAGCCGTTTACCGCCGACCCACAGTGCATATATTCAGGCAGCAGTGGCAAAAGCAAATAACCATGTAGTACGCCATGTGTACACCTGAGACCCGTTGTGGGTGTATATATAGGTGTCTCTTCCGTCTTGTCGGAGACTAAAAGAATATCATTtcgacacacacacacacacacacacacaacaaaaTGGGACTTGGAGACAAAATTGAAGCTGCCGTCGAGAAGATCGACGAGAAGGTCGAGAAGGTGACCAATCCTGAGTACCTCGACCAGAATCACGGAAAGACCACCGAGACCAACGAGCAGTTTGACCCTGCGTACGCCTC includes:
- a CDS encoding uncharacterized protein (Compare to YALI0B02398g, similar to uniprot|Q06593 Saccharomyces cerevisiae YPR194c OPT2), giving the protein MSSESIQEHEKSDDKFRSEKEIHEIEFEATEVSDGSFIDYVGEKLNFVPDENGIHTKNIRLMANFVAELSDSEAEEILLKFIPVHEDDYNLRLEYKEYLKALVSGEKDAPNPDTYSLDLRIEAAAIKYWSPYIEVRAVTDCYDDMDEPCETIRAYAIGLVWLLVGCFVNQFFIFRYPSISIGSDVLQLLTYPCGELLARILPDWGFTWRGTRISLNPGPWSRKEQMFATFFLSGGDGATYVSAYNLPTQLLPMYYNQKWATFGYQIMLTLSSQYIGFGFAGILRRFAIYPTKAMWPLNMPTIALNRALLDPERKQKINGWTISKYWWFLATFVVSFIYYWIPDYLFQAISNFNWMTWIAPNNVNLALITGQSGMGINPIPTFDLNQIGVGSVVTPWWSIVNSLIGLVIGTFAVIGVYYSNVRWTAYLPMNMPGIYNNKGGSYKVTKILTNGVFDLEKYHEYGPPLWSAGNLVAYGAFFSVYTLGFVYTMLAYWQDMKQASIDFYNGIAFWNGTKRTEVDSPFAKQLKKYADVPDWWFFLILLISIGFCIGTVKGWETTTPVWGIFFVLGINLVFLIPICLLQAYTGNGFALNVLVEIICGYALNGRPTALNILKAYGVNVDSTSQGFVSVWKTGMYTYVPSRAIFRSQVLSTLISAFVTVGILQYQLTLQDICTPAQRATTKFTCPGQNTFYAASVLFGAIGTKRFFGTGGNTGLYPFLKWCFLLGAVVGLVFFVVQYTIPHYIGKRFPERKQAMIRLSERLGKYNPVVINMGLIGFAPGNLSYSIGGVYLAAAWTLYIKKRFPEWWAKYTYVGVAGINVGIALSGIIVFFALQYSGVSLDWWGNNVPWEGADGNLTPLLEIPDGQIIGPPKGSFP
- a CDS encoding uncharacterized protein (Compare to YALI0B02409g, gnl|GLV|YALI0B02409g [Yarrowia lipolytica] no similarity), with protein sequence MGLGDKIEAAVEKIDEKVEKVTNPEYLDQNHGKTTETNEQFDPAYASQNPKPGNADIASFEPAYGGSTDSAPGTEATKDCAY
- a CDS encoding uncharacterized protein (Compare to YALI0B02376g, similar to Saccharomyces cerevisiae PIK1 (YNL267W); ancestral locus Anc_1.85, similar to uniprot|P39104 Saccharomyces cerevisiae YNL267w PIK1 phosphatidylinositol 4-kinase); the protein is MQYQRNSSLRRFVESDQFTLFRCLSYLERYAGDIGIHFYLCQKLLSFPRDEIEFILPQLVQLLITVETESMALEDIILDLSNVSAHCALLTFWQLQAHLTDLGDDPESFGFQVSRRVYNKLQYILFNIGEPPNSRIRENPMPAMVLASAIMGAIGMPQMAAAVGPIALSQGRKQRSYVFQIAPKLTRSRSTVEADRDALLQRKWRTISQSGVALPSKREKHQHEHFRDAPKATPYKNSSFSAPDLQNAYHSAPDLRPSNEWDGTRTPVSLEFDDAPGFESEEPRDTSPDDIEERAKDDQRKILRSNYFRCETQFMSALQQISARLLQVPKQARHAALKAELTLLNQELPAEVDIPLLVPSDTMRKNPTHHRIVRVPPAESAVLNSAERVPFLILIEYLEDDMTFDPECAKNKEVLEHADKKKYIFDLTVNHKKSSHARTPSLGRYHDEDAASIKSNRSATSIANSLVGSTIAELEELGIAEDDELPAEDADIGDISVISMDEETQAERVKQSVLNTLSHLQESMPSPKLHDVANSPYQSSPRTSDLSFASSYKFEKAPEDPVNHLELPDVASVATQMRTAAIMLTQLDSSTGSKLSKDEIASIKARIIDNMQVMEETTLDDRDLSLSKGAAGERKLENDLKTGGMMKSSDPSHAKLGEDWESKKARIRSKSPYGHLPNWQLASVIAKTGNDLRQEAFACQLIQAMKRIWDDAETGVWVKEMKILITSDTSGLIETINNGLSIHSIKKALETSNVVQTTAATQTTTKYVPTLTEYWKQTFGDEDSDRYQNSLNAFVRSLAAYSIICYILQIKDRHNGNILLDTDGHIMHIDFGFMLSNSPGGVGLEAAPFKLTYEYVELMGGMTSPHFELYRQLMKDAFKNLRKQAESIILLVDMMLQDSALPCFQLGPATTQYLRQRFQLQLSDSDLDHFVDTSLIQKSVGNIYTRIYDHFQLYTQGIYS